The genomic stretch GAAAGGGAAAATTGTTTTCCCTCCACCCTTCTGAATTCTTAGCTGAGAGCCCTGTAATAAgagattaataagaaaaaaacaaaaataagtttattaacaTGTCTGCTTCATATGTGTGTGGGAGCTGCCCAGGGGGAAAGTGAGTGACTCCCCAAGAGGGCTTAGAGTTCAGACTTAAATGCCATGTTAGTAGGGAAAGGGGAGCAGGGACATAGGCCTCTCAAGAGGGAATGAATGATTTTTCAGGAAAGATGAAGGGGCCCTTGGGAGAATAGATGGGAAGTGTGATCGTTTGTGACAAAGTCTGTCTGGTGTCGATTTCTGGTCTCCTCTCTTGGGACAAGAGTCTATCCTCCCTGGTTGATGGACTCCCGGAGGGGACACAACAGCTGAGGTCCTTTAGGAGGACCTGTCTTGGGGTGGAGGCCGGGGGGGATGGGGTTCGTTCAAAGGAAGCCTCTCCCTGCGGTTGCTGTTTTTGaagtgccttcagctcaaaataatcaatatgtcaAAGTGGCCTGTTTTGTCCCCTTCAAGAATTTCATCCAGATAGTTACAAAAGTTGTGGTTAGCCCATCCAGAGAATCaacctgtctttctttttcttttgtattctttatgCTTTGGCCTTCTCAAGAATTGGATCTTGTTCTTTATCCCAGAACTCATGATTTTTGAAGAGAGTGTATTGGTGTAATTTGAGAAGGCTTAAAGAGAATGTTTTGTGTTTATAATGGAATCGCAACTAGGAATAAAAGGTGTCCCTCACCTAGGGACTGTAGATAATCCAGGAAGCCATCAGCTTCCTGTGGCTCATTGTTCTTGTCACAGCCCATGGTGGTACTCGCTCCAGATTGATTATCTGTACCCTCTTTCAGACCCCACATCTTGTTAACCTCAATGAAGACCCACTCATGTCCGAGTGCCTGCTTTATTACATCAAAGATGGAATTACCAGGTATATTTGTTTCTTACAGTTACttaatgttttctgttcttttcaatgATTGCATAACTAAAAGGaagttgttttttgaaaaatttgttgTAATGATTTGCTTTTTCCTGTCTGAAATAGTTACAAACTATCTTGTCTTCCCAAATTATATGCGTGCTTTAGTCATCTGAACCAGTTAACATGTAGTTTTCCCTAAACACCCTaagtaaaattttcttctaaCTTCTTGTATGAATTCATTAGGGAGGTTAGTTCACTCGTGTCTTTTTATAAAGCTGAGTGAGTTACGTTGATGTATCCTTGCTCCTTGGTTTCTTATTCTCACGTAGGGAGCTTGatcatatgtgaaaataaaatttgcagtTGAAAGACTCCGATAAAAAGAAGCGATACCTTTTTTGTACATACCAAAGACTATTCTCTGGGAGAAAGAGGTTCATTGTTTCCAGTGCTTTTTGTGTCTGAATTTCCCTGGGAAACACTTTCCCTTGTGTTCAGGGTTGGCCAAGCAGATGCTGAGCGGCGCCAGGACATCGTGCTGAGTGGGGCTCACATTAAAGAAGAACATTGTATCTTCCGGAGCGAGAGAAACAACAGTGGGGACGGTGAGAGTTCCTGGCTTAGCTTTTCCAGCAGTCTTTTCATTCTGGGTTATTAGAAATCCCCAAGGCTTGGCATTCCCTGTCTCTTTCAGTGATATTTTCTCGTACGATCTAAtatttggaaaatggagaaacCTGTGCTGCTTACAAATGCTGGGACGGACATAGCTGTTTTACATGAAAATAGGCTGGACAAAAGGAGCCCTTTTGGGACTGCCAAGAACCGAGCAGGACAGAGGCAATTAGGCTTGGTCTTGAATGTTAATTAGTTAATAGACAAGTAAGAAAGGAACAAATATCCTGGGTAGTGGGAGATTTGAAGGACCTCTGATTTTAACCCAGTGGAACTTACTTTatctaaaagggaagaaaaagtcagTCTTGATTTTTGCCCAGGTTATTAACAAAACAATACTCTAATGGTATTTTTGTGCTATGTGATTCATTCCTTTAATCAGAATATTAGCTTTTGATCTTAAGTTTCTGGATAGTACCTGTATCTTAAGATTTCTgatagttttcagttttatggACTGAACTCTCAGGTATGACCAAAACGaacatttcctgtcttcttctgagGCTTGtgaaattcatttaaatgtttctctTAGCCATATCCCTGGTTTGGGTCCCCCAGCGAGAGCTCCTGTGTAGATTCTCAGCCACTTGGTTGGCTGCAGGAATCGATTCTGGTTACCCTGGAAGTCGTCTGCTTTCCATTGTCTTACTCCGGTGGTTTGTGATGCTAATACTAGTTTGTGTTCTTCTTAGTTATCGTGACCCTAGAGCCCTGTGAACGCTCAGAGACCTATGTAAATGGCAAGAGGGTGGCCCAGCCCGTTCAGCTGCGCTCAGGTGAGACCAGGAAAGGTTTGAAGTCTTCAGCAAACAACATGTGGCTTGTGTGAGCAACTCTTTAATGTGTGACTCTTTGTTTGAAGAAGTGATAGCATTAGGATTTCTGTTCTCGTAAAACTCCAAAAGCTGACTTTTTGCActagggaaagggagggagagtgaggtTACTAACCTAGGTAAgtacccttttaaaaaatggcttcttaactctgtttctgttttgttctaggAAACCGTATCATCATGGGTAAAAATCATGTGTTTCGTTTCAACCACCCGGAGCAAGCACGGGCAGAGCGAGAGAAGACTCCTTCTGCGGAGACCCCCTCTGAGCCTGTGGACTGGACGTTTGCCCAGAGAGAACTTCTGGAAAAACAAGGGATTGATATGAAGCAGGAGATGGAGAAAAGGTGATGCACAAATATGACGTGGCCCACGTGACCATCACTTCTTTTAAACCTACAGTACGTAGCACGCATGAAACAGTCCGGTgatttcacaatttattttttcctctctcgtttttcttttccttgtaggCTACAGGAGATGGAGATCCTgtacaaaaaggagaaagaagaagcagATCTTCTTTTGGAGCAGCAGAGACTGGTAGGAGGCCATCCTCGATCCTCTGTTAGGAAGTGGGCGGCTTGCTCTGGTCcctcccattccacagatgagcaCTCGCCCAAATGGCTTGTCCGGCTCTCACTGACACCATCTGCTATTCTCTCATTTCCTTAATGGAGAATGAACTTACATCTCCTCGTAGCCTTAGCCTGAGAAAGTGTCTATAAAGGTACGATGTTGTGCCTTTTATGTCTTAAAGTCAAATCGTTAGTTCTATCAAAACCAAGTGCTTTTTGAAGAACTATGGGAGCTTTTCTGGTAGCCTTTGCCTCCTGATAGTGGTTTTTGAGTATGCATCAGTGGTGGatcttttaataataattatattgaatATGGTGGGTGTTTGCCTTGGTTTTGTTTCTGATCACCTGATAGTACTAATTCTCTGCTCTTGGGCTGACTTGGGGATTGTTCTTATGCtgggcagactttttttttttttttctttttttctttttctttttttagttaaacTGTGTCTAAAAGTGTTGCTGCACAGTTGCATGTGTTAATCCTTTTCTGTTCCCCTGCATGGAGTCTGAATTCTCAATAAGGGTCTCCGTGGCATGTGGGATGACAGTGGAAGCAGGGGCTCACAACCAACTCCAATAGTAGAAGGAAGCCTGGTTCCTCCAGGTTGAGAAAGGGTTCGGGTGAGCAGTCGAAAAGTTGGTTTAAGGTTGCAGCTTATACTGCTAATAATGGCTTTAGCATTTTATGATGTGAATTGATTCTCCAAGTTTGCTAGAAACTGAATCGCATGGATAAATAAGTTGATCTAGTagttagatttttgtttttaaggtcatCCAGCTTTGGTTAACAAAGCCCTGGTCATAAGAAGCTTCTTGGCGGTCATTTGATATGTAAGGAAAAGGTATAATAAACCTTTGGGTACAGTGGATACAGTGTAGAATTTTTACGATTCATGgacttcttttaaaagaagggGAGATTAGGGAGAAAGCTGAGATACTGGTTGCTTCCCTTAGCGTAAAACACAGCATCTAAAATGCTGTGTGTAAACTGCAGCCTTATGGTGATGCTCTGCTTTGGAGAAGAGAGGCTGGTCGTTGTTGCTAACTGGGCCAGAAAAGCCAAGGGCTCGAGCTAAAGCGGCCTTTCCCAGGGCGACTCATTCCTTAGGCCTGGCAGTGGGTTAAATCAGTTAGTTTGTTATCTTGGAAACTATAGTGAAGTCCAAGAAAGAATGGATTGTAGGAACAAATCACATGTTTGGGGCAAGATAATAGCAGTGTTTGAGTCCCTTTACGAAGCCTAGTCaacatttagtttttaatgaaaacagaagGAATTTGGCTACCGTATGATTAGGGGTTTGAAAGGTTTGTGACACATGAGGAGCCTTTTATCTTCATAATGTATGATTTAGTAACATGCCTCTGATGGTCTGTTACAGATCACATGAGGACAGGTATCATTAAGCTGTGTGTGTTATTAACAGTAGTGCCTTGTATTTCTATAGTGCTTTGTAATTTACAGAGAGTTTTAACATCcatcagtttttggttttttttgattTCTGGAATAGCCCTCCCTGGTAGGCGTGTGTGTAAATAAAGTGAGTAATATTACTTCCCATTTATAGTTGAGTAAACCAAGGCTAAAAAAAGTCTGTCTTGCCCATTCTTAAACCCCTGTTAAGTCACGGGTCTGACGCTTCACCTTGGGTCTTCTGAATTGCTTCCGTGTTCTGTTCTGTTTAGAAAGAGCAGTGCCTCTTCCCCAGCTGGGAGTCTTGTTGAAATGCAGATGCTGATTCaacaggtctggggtggggcctgaggttcttcatttctaacaagctcccaggtgatgccagtgCTGCTGGGCCGGAGACCAGCCTTTGAGTAAAGCAGGTGAGAGAGATGATGATGGCTGGCGTTCTCCATAACCAAGAGCTGATAGTCcttctttgctctgaaataaaGATGCTGACCATTAAGTAAAGAGAAAGTAAATGTGTCTAAGACCTATTTCGTTTCCAGGGGACATACTTAGTCTGCAAGTAGTCAGGTCCTGGTTGTCATCTGTTCTGTGTATCGCTCGCAGAGCAGGTTAGGATCTCGGGAGCAGCTACTCGGAGCAGGGAGGCTGCTTTCCTCCCTTCAGTCCAGCTGTCTGTTCCGCTCATGTTTCTTGTCCTCAAGAGGAACTGATTTCTAATGCCTTAGCCTAAAGAATATCTAGCAGTAACAATACTGAATGGAAAGTGTATTTTTATGACCCCATATTGGTCAACAAACAGATATATTTTGAATGCACCCTATGAATAAACATTGAGAGGATATAAAGGAATTCTTATGcagtaaaattgtatttaatattgTAATGTAATCATTTTGAATAATGACAGCCTTCAAAAATGGAGTTCAGGCTCATAAGTATTGTATTACGATAGTTCCCCAAATGCGTCACATTGTCACATTGCTGAACATTCTCTTATAGTTAGTGCTCTGTTACATACCTGGTCCTTTTTGTGCTTGCTTTTTTACACATGTGCTTTAGGTATCTTCTCTCTTCAATTTGCATAGGCTTCTTGCAGAGTCTCTTACGGAGGCCTTTGCATTTGGGATTTAATGAAGACAGAAGCAGCATTTAGTGACGTGAATTTGCCAGACCCGAGTAGTTTTTCCAACCCTGCAATAAGTCAATCTAaatatctttaaatcttttttgacaTGAGATAGGGTTTATATCTTGGCACATAACTTTGCATACAGAATATTTAGTGTCATGATCAGTACATGATAGGGGGGCTTTAAGAACATATCCTACAAAGTCAATACGACAGTAttttaagaagaaggaaaagtatgGCCACTTAGTTTAATTTGAGTTGTTTTGGATTTATGTAgactttcttgtttatttgttttatttatgattttttataacatgaatatattttatttttattagagttaACAGACCTAATCGTTGTCTCTCAAGCATGATACGAAAGCAGATtagaatatttgttatttcatagATAGGTAGTATTCATTTTATCCTTAAGcaatcttaaaaggaaaagagaagaagccagggtgggggtggagtgatAGTTGTCAATTATGTGGGAACAATCAGAGTTGATGTTCTGTAAAATATAGTTTATACATATTGATAAGAAAACCTTTTTAAGAGTCAGACATACTTTATTCTCTAATGTTTGTTAATGTCCTCTTTTATCACTTAAGATTAGCCATTCTGAGGtttacactaaaaatgaaaaaaatagcatagAGTCTATAAATTtagctctgctttttttttcttttttaatgttttcaatgtttattcatttttgagagacagaaagagcacatggggggaggtgcagagagagagggagagagggagactctaGAGACTctagcaggctctaggctctgagctgtcaacacagagcccgacatgggctcacgaactgtgagatcatgacctgagccgaagtcggacgcttaaccgactgagccacccaggcgcccctgtgttttctCTTGTTAAATTTTCAACCAGGTAGGATTTATAGATGGGTTTAGCACCCATTTATTGACCAACAGAAATAATAGATCAACAGCTCCAAATTCAGGGGCCAAATTATGATCATTATcgttaaaacttattttttagaaataactgTGCATATAAAGTAACTGCATAGAAGTCTTTGGCCTAGAAAGCAAGATACTATTTGCTAGAGATAATTGTGGTAATTGCAGCCAAGTAAAAGAGAAtgctgagattctttttttttaactagaccATCCTGAACTACTCTTCTAAGTGAAAAGTTTCTTTTCCAAGGAATAGAAAGAATTCCCGAATAGAAAGCCTTCCATAATCCTATCCAGCGTAGGGAATTCTAAATCCAGCATTGCTTTCACTTGGATCCGTGTTATCAGGATGTGCTCTTGTTAGTTAAGAACGGTTGGTTAGTATCCAGATAGCCCTTGAAGACTAGTTAGTTGTTTTAGGCCCAAGTCCAAACAGCAGCCCGACTACCCAACTAAAGTTTTTGAAGAGGTAAAGTGCAAGCTAAGTATGAAAGAGTTAGGGACAGCATTTTAAAGTGGATCCATTTTTACATGAGCAGAATATAATCTTTCTGTTTCATGTCTTGATAGGAAGAGTTGTCATTTAAAGCGATATTCCTCAAATAGCTAGAAATGCCATGGGTTTTCCTAAGGAGAAAAGATCTTTAGGTTGTAGTAAAATATTACTTGGGGAATTTTAAATGACGTGTAATGAAAAGTATATTTGCCTAGCTTAATTTATAttctggaaatttatttcttaacaaTTTGGAGGTGAAGTGTTTGTTGGTTTCAGtgtgtgaaaacaaaaaaagcagaccCACCATAAGGAtccttctcttctgcttcctgttCTCTGGGTAACGAGTGTCAATTGCACAGACGTAGTGCATCGGTTTGGCATGACAAGAAAATAGCGACTCCAGGAGGCACTTGTGGAAGGACTCCTGTCAAAACCCTCTTGTCttctagaaaacagtttggttGATAAGAACCTCACGTGGTCTGCCAGTAGGGATTCATTTTTAACATCATCCCTGTTTGACTGcttctttttctaccttctcaTCTTCTAACTTTTTTCTAGGGCTGCTCTTTTTAGTAAAGCTAAACAAAACGTGGCCTCCTACAGCCTTACTAACCTTTGTTAATCCGCCTGCTCGTCACATCTTGTATGGCATCTGTGCTCACTCGTGGGGGAGAGAGTTTCTGGAAGAAGCAACAGCAATAACCAAGGCAAATGTGGGGAAGTGGCTGCATGGGCGTTAGCATGTATGGGGCATaggttttacttcattttctcaaGATGGTGGAGATGTCATTTCACggcattttgttaaataaaaacttcacatGGCCTTAGAGCGAAAGGTCACTGTGTCAGTCCTCTTAAGAAATTGGATTGCAGATTTCATCACTTAAGCTAGAAAGTGGGAATTTGCATTAGTGTTACTAAACAAGCAAATCTTTATATTAATGatctttatatacatatgtctTAATAAACGTACACACcatttaggggtttttttgtgtttttttgtttttgtttttttagttttacttatttatttttggttttggttttaaatttggTTAAGgctttttggcttgttttttcttcagtttgattttccttttttacattttaattttggttattttggggccattttttgattttgtttttccaaaggaCGCGGATTCTGATAGCGGGGACGATTCTGACAAGAGGTCCTGCGAAGAGAGCTGGAAACTGATTACTTCTCTGAGAGAAAAGCTACCTCCCAGCAAGCTGCAAACCATTGTTAAAAAATGTGGCCTCCCTAGCAGTGGGAAGAAACGAGAGCCAATTAAAATGTATCAGATCCCCCAGAGAAGGCGCCTGAGTAAAGATTCCAAGTGGGTCACCATCTCAGATCTTAAGATTCAGGCTGTAAAAGAGATATGCTATGAGGTTGCGCTCAACGATTTTAGGCACAGTCGGCAGGAGATTGAAGCCTTGGCCATCGTGAAGATGAAAGAGCTCTGCGCCATGTACGGGAAGAAGGATCCCAACGAGCGGGACTCCTGGAGGGCAGTGGCCAGGGACGTCTGGGACACTGTTGGTGTAGGGGATGAGAAGATCGAAGACATGATGGCCAGTGGTAAAGGTGGCACTGACGTAGATGACCTCAAGGTTCATATTGACAAACTGGAAGACATTTTGCAggaagtgaaaaagcaaaacaacatgaaagatgaggaaataaaagtcttaagaaacaaaatgctcAAAATGGAGAAAGTCTTGCCACTGATTGGATCTCAGGAACAGAAAGGCCAAGGAAACCACAGAGCAAAGGAGCCCGTCGGCGCTGGTGTCAGTAGCAAGTCTGAGAATGACGGAAGCAGAGGGGACAGCGGAGAACTTGAGAAAGAGGAGCGCGTCTCCCAGCTGATGAATGGGGATCCGGCTTTCAGACGGGGACGTCTGCGCTGGATGAGGCAAGAACAAATCCGCTTTAAGAATCTGCAGCAGCAGGAGATAGCAAAGCAGCTCCGTAGGCAGAACGTACCTCATAGGTTCATCCCTCCTGAGAACCGGAAGCCCCGGTTCCCCTTTAAGAGCAACCCTAAGCACAGAAACTCTTGGAGCCCTGGGACCCATATCATCATAACAGAAGATGAGGTCATAGAGCTGAGAATCCCAAAAGATGAAGACGGAAGGAGAGGAAGTAAAGAGGAGAGCCAAGAAAAGGGGAGTAGAGCAGCTCCTAAGGATCCCCAGTTACCATGGGGCTCTCAGGGCACGCGAAGTCAAGATCACATCCAAGTCAGCAAGCAGCATATTAATGCCCAACAACAGCCACCTCAGTTACGCTGGAGAAGCAACTCTCTCAATAACGGCCAACCGAAAAGTACACGCTGCCAGGCATCTGCCTCCTCGGAATCGTTGAATTCCCACAGTGGTCACCCCACTGCCGATCTGCAGACTTTCCAGGCAAAGCGCCATATTCATCAGCACCGTCAGTCTTACTGTAATTATAACGCTGGAGGTCAGTTAGAGGGCAGCGCGGCCAGTTCCGTTCAGAAGCAGACTGACAAACCCAACCCCTGTAACCAGTTTGTGACACCTCCGAGGATGAGGCGCCAGTTTTCGGCACCCAATCTCAAAGCTGGTCGAGAAACCACAGTGTAAATTACTGGACAAACTTGAAATCTTGGTGGAGGAAACAGGCAATGTTGTTAGCTCACGATTTGAGTTGGTTCTAGCCTTGGCCTTGAGTTCCTGCTATTTACATGATGGTTTTAATGTTGCGTCCCTACAAATCTTAACTGATTTTAATACTGTTAAAACTTAAAACACTGGTAAACGTTTCGGCACCTCCCTGTCGTTTGATGCCACATAAATGGGCAGTTTCTGGAATTTTAGACAAAACACTGAGACCTCCCTTATTTTTCCGAGACTTTCCCCCTTTCTTGGTGCCTAGATAATACACTTACTTACCCAGGCTGGTCTGGTTTTGGTGTAAGTTTGTTATGTTTTTAGAATGCCTACCAACTGATCTGATATCCAGAAAGACCTGCCTCTCTGGGTTAATGCAGACATTCTAAAGGGGAACTTGATCTACAGAAttcaatgtcttttatttccccATAAATGTTAGTCGTTAGTTTAATAGCATGCTGGACACAGCTTTGGGTTTCCCATCCACGTCTGTTCCTGTCTTTAAATACAATTGGAATTTCATAAGCCAAAACTAAATGTCTTCGGACATGTTTTATAGTACACAGCTTTGCATCCTTCTGCAGAACTTCccccatcttcttcttcttctaccgTATTTTACACAGAATTGCTTCAGTAGGTTTGTTTCGctttggttgttttttcttttcttttctttttttttttttttttttgaagtatctCAGTATGTGTATGAAATTTATCGTAATACTGAAATCTTTAAATTGGCACCGTTTCTGGATTTGTTTGTAGTTTGCTTTTTGAAGTTTAACACATcatttcttacacacacacacacacacacacacacacacacacacattcacactctgAACTGTTCACCAAAATCAGGCCAACAAAATACTTGTATGTGCTTTGAGCAGTATGTATAAGTTCACAGGGAGGTTATTtggtggagagagggaagaagttGGACATGGGGAGAAGGCCACACAACATGTGACTCTGTGCCACTTATTTTCAGTAGATGATATCGTGAAATAAGTTAACTTTGGTTGGATTGAGAATAAAGGAGATGATGTGTAATAAACTATTCTTTGCTTAACAGTAGTAATGCTCACAGATGCTCAAGCAAGGGAAGAGAAGTCCTCGTGAACATTTATTGTATCAATACCTCATTTTACTGTGTTGTGGTCTCAGTTTGCCTCACTGGAGAATCCACTAAAAACGATGGATTttaatgggaagaaaagaatagtTTTCTACATCCTTCCTCATCTCTTGAACTTATCGGCAACTTTTTTAAAGGCGGTGCAAAGAGCCAGAGATGTCTGTGATAACTGCCTGACTTCGCGCTGATGACTCCTAAGTCACAGGGGTCACCTGCCCAACACTCGTCTTCCAGATGGTGTGGAATTGCAGCCAACATAGCGATTAGCATTCATGGAAGCCTTTGAGATTGTGATTaggtggttttcttttcctttgcgtGTGGGCACAATGCCTTATtagaacacattatttttaaccatagtatcttattttattttacttttttgcttcTAAGAAAATGCTTTCTTAATGCACAGAAAGTTGCTTCTGATTAACGTTGGGGACGTTTTTGCTTTCGTAGCTAGAACAGGTCTAGTCTTCAACTGAGGTTTGATGGCATATTAGACAGATTCGGGTGAATGATGTTTGTAACGGGTGGACTCCTTTGAGATGCCAATGTCCTGTACCACGTGGCTTGAATGAACTCAGTAGGCTACTTCAGATCAGTCACTTCAGCGCATCTTGTGTAAGCCCTGCTTgttcttctttattattcttaGATACGTTCTTAGATATATTAATTATTCCTTTCCCTTCTtgcaaaaaattcattttctactaCAGGTTTCTCCCGCTGTCCGAAAGTAGAGTGTTTCTGTGAAACTTTTCCTAAGCTGAAACGGTGTAAAGTG from Panthera leo isolate Ple1 chromosome C1, P.leo_Ple1_pat1.1, whole genome shotgun sequence encodes the following:
- the KIF1B gene encoding kinesin-like protein KIF1B isoform X3, with amino-acid sequence MSGASVKVAVRVRPFNSRETSKESKCIIQMQGNSTSIINPKNPKEAPKSFSFDYSYWSHTSPEDPCFASQNRVYNDIGKEMLLHAFEGYNVCIFAYGQTGAGKSYTMMGKQEESQAGIIPQLCEELFEKINDNCNEEMSYSVEVSYMEIYCERVRDLLNPKNKGHLRVREHPLLGPYVEDLSKLAVTSYTDIADLMDAGNKARTVAATNMNETSSRSHAVFTIVFTQKKHDTETNLSTEKVSKISLVDLAGSERADSTGAKGTRLKEGANINKSLTTLGKVISALAEVSKKKKKTDFIPYRDSVLTWLLRENLGGNSRTAMVAALSPADINYDETLSTLRYADRAKQIKCNAVINEDPNAKLVRELKEEVTRLKDLLRAQGLGDIIDTSMGSLTSSPSSCSLSSQVGLTSVTSIQERIMSTPGGEEAIERLKESEKIIAELNETWEEKLRKTEAIRMEREALLAEMGVAIREDGGTLGVFSPKKTPHLVNLNEDPLMSECLLYYIKDGITRVGQADAERRQDIVLSGAHIKEEHCIFRSERNNSGDVIVTLEPCERSETYVNGKRVAQPVQLRSGNRIIMGKNHVFRFNHPEQARAEREKTPSAETPSEPVDWTFAQRELLEKQGIDMKQEMEKRLQEMEILYKKEKEEADLLLEQQRLDADSDSGDDSDKRSCEESWKLITSLREKLPPSKLQTIVKKCGLPSSGKKREPIKMYQIPQRRRLSKDSKWVTISDLKIQAVKEICYEVALNDFRHSRQEIEALAIVKMKELCAMYGKKDPNERDSWRAVARDVWDTVGVGDEKIEDMMASGKGGTDVDDLKVHIDKLEDILQEVKKQNNMKDEEIKVLRNKMLKMEKVLPLIGSQEQKGQGNHRAKEPVGAGVSSKSENDGSRGDSGELEKEERVSQLMNGDPAFRRGRLRWMRQEQIRFKNLQQQEIAKQLRRQNVPHRFIPPENRKPRFPFKSNPKHRNSWSPGTHIIITEDEVIELRIPKDEDGRRGSKEESQEKGSRAAPKDPQLPWGSQGTRSQDHIQVSKQHINAQQQPPQLRWRSNSLNNGQPKSTRCQASASSESLNSHSGHPTADLQTFQAKRHIHQHRQSYCNYNAGGQLEGSAASSVQKQTDKPNPCNQFVTPPRMRRQFSAPNLKAGRETTV
- the KIF1B gene encoding kinesin-like protein KIF1B isoform X4 encodes the protein MSGASVKVAVRVRPFNSRETSKESKCIIQMQGNSTSIINPKNPKEAPKSFSFDYSYWSHTSPEDPCFASQNRVYNDIGKEMLLHAFEGYNVCIFAYGQTGAGKSYTMMGKQEESQAGIIPQLCEELFEKINDNCNEEMSYSVEVSYMEIYCERVRDLLNPKNKGHLRVREHPLLGPYVEDLSKLAVTSYTDIADLMDAGNKARTVAATNMNETSSRSHAVFTIVFTQKKHDTETNLSTEKVSKISLVDLAGSERADSTGAKGTRLKEGANINKSLTTLGKVISALAEVSKKKKKTDFIPYRDSVLTWLLRENLGGNSRTAMVAALSPADINYDETLSTLRYADRAKQIKCNAVINEDPNAKLVRELKEEVTRLKDLLRAQGLGDIIDTSMGSLTSSPSSCSLSSQVGLTSVTSIQERIMSTPGGEEAIERLKESEKIIAELNETWEEKLRKTEAIRMEREALLAEMGVAIREDGGTLGVFSPKKTPHLVNLNEDPLMSECLLYYIKDGITRVGQADAERRQDIVLSGAHIKEEHCIFRSERNNSGDVIVTLEPCERSETYVNGKRVAQPVQLRSGNRIIMGKNHVFRFNHPEQARAEREKTPSAETPSEPVDWTFAQRELLEKQGIDMKQEMEKRLQEMEILYKKEKEEADLLLEQQRLDADSDSGDDSDKRSCEESWKLITSLREKLPPSKLQTIVKKCGLPSSGKKREPIKMYQIPQRRRLSKDSKWVTISDLKIQAVKEICYEVALNDFRHSRQEIEALAIVKMKELCAMYGKKDPNERDSWRAVARDVWDTVGVGDEKIEDMMASGKGGTDVDDLKVHIDKLEDILQEVKKQNNMKDEEIKVLRNKMLKMEKVLPLIGSQEQKGQGNHRAKEPVGAGVSSKSENDGSRGDSGELEKEERVSQLMNGDPAFRRGRLRWMRQEQIRFKNLQQQEIAKQLRRQNVPHRFIPPENRKPRFPFKSNPKHRNSWSPGTHIIITEDEVIELRIPKDEDGRRGSKEESQEKGSRAAPKDPQLPWGSQGTRSQDHIQVSKQHINAQQQPPQLRWRSNSLNNGQPKSTRCQASASSESLNSHSGHPTADLQTFQAKRHIHQHRQSYCNYNAGGL